In Streptomyces sp. NBC_01426, one genomic interval encodes:
- a CDS encoding ROK family transcriptional regulator: MQTPGSQSSLHRANLERVVRAVRLAGSLTQAEIARTTGLSAATVSNIVRELKEAGTVEVTDTSAGGRRARSVSLSGDAGIVIGVDFGHTHLRVAVGNLAHQVLAEESEPLDVDASWVEGFDRAEALVGRLVEGIGVSRDKVIGVGLGVPGPIDVESGTLGSTAILPGWAGINPRQELSQRLGVPVYVDNDANLGALGELVWGSGRGVKDLAYIKVASGVGAGLVINGQIYRGPGGTAGEIGHITLDESGPVCRCGNRGCLETFAAARYVLPLLQGTHGPELTMERVVELAREGDPGCRRVITDVGRHIGSGVASLCNLLNPSRVVLGGSLADAGELVLAPIRESVGRYAIPSAARQLSVLTGSLGGRAEVLGALALVLSEMGDSTLLAENGVGLRTLTTMSSVR, encoded by the coding sequence GTGCAGACTCCCGGATCGCAGTCCTCGCTGCATCGCGCGAATCTTGAACGGGTCGTGCGGGCGGTGCGCCTCGCGGGTTCGCTGACCCAGGCGGAGATCGCCCGTACCACCGGACTGTCGGCGGCCACGGTTTCCAACATCGTCCGCGAGCTCAAGGAGGCCGGGACCGTCGAGGTCACCGACACCTCGGCCGGTGGCCGGCGGGCGCGCAGCGTCTCGCTCAGCGGCGACGCGGGCATCGTGATCGGCGTGGACTTCGGCCACACCCACCTGCGGGTGGCCGTCGGGAACCTCGCGCACCAGGTGCTGGCCGAGGAGTCCGAGCCCTTGGACGTGGACGCGTCCTGGGTGGAGGGCTTCGACCGGGCGGAGGCGCTGGTCGGGCGGCTCGTCGAGGGCATCGGGGTGAGCCGGGACAAGGTCATCGGGGTCGGGCTCGGCGTGCCCGGCCCGATCGACGTCGAGTCCGGAACCCTGGGCTCCACCGCGATCCTGCCGGGCTGGGCGGGCATCAACCCCCGCCAGGAACTCTCGCAGCGGCTGGGCGTACCCGTGTACGTGGACAACGACGCGAACCTCGGAGCCCTCGGGGAACTGGTCTGGGGGAGCGGACGCGGGGTCAAGGACCTCGCGTACATCAAGGTCGCGAGCGGCGTCGGCGCGGGCCTGGTGATCAACGGTCAGATCTACCGGGGCCCCGGCGGCACGGCCGGCGAGATCGGGCACATCACCCTCGACGAGTCGGGCCCGGTCTGCCGCTGTGGCAACCGGGGTTGCCTGGAGACCTTCGCCGCGGCCCGATACGTGCTGCCCCTCCTCCAGGGCACCCACGGCCCGGAGCTGACGATGGAGCGGGTGGTGGAGCTGGCCCGCGAGGGCGACCCGGGCTGCCGTCGGGTCATCACCGACGTCGGCCGGCACATCGGCAGCGGCGTGGCGAGCCTGTGCAACCTCCTGAACCCGAGCCGGGTGGTCCTCGGCGGCTCCCTCGCGGACGCCGGTGAACTGGTGCTGGCCCCCATCCGTGAATCAGTGGGGAGGTACGCGATCCCCAGCGCGGCCCGGCAGTTGTCGGTCCTGACGGGGTCGCTGGGCGGACGTGCGGAGGTGCTGGGGGCGCTGGCCCTCGTCCTCAGCGAGATGGGCGATTCGACGCTTTTGGCCGAGAACGGCGTGGGCCTGCGAACGCTCACCACCATGTCTTCAGTTAGATAA